The sequence AGTGAGTACTGTATCTcgttacttttattttatagcTTTGATAACCATTTGAGGTATAGCTTAGTAACCAAATTCTCTTCTAGAAAacagtgattctatgatttccagGTAATGCAGTATTTCTATCACTGGGGTTTTTAAGACAGGCTGTTCCCTAAGCCATTAACACTAAGAGTATGTTCTTGCAGGAACTGAGATGTCTTCACCAAATGATGTCAGTATGGAAGAAATATTGCTGGAAGACAAAGAGCAAGACACTATAGAATACAGGATCCTCATGGCCTATGCCCAACGGAGGCTGCCAGCCAGCAGATATaagaaacttctgaaaaatgagGCAAATGTGCTGAAAACATCATCCTTAATCAGGAGTGAAGAGGAGATCCAACATCAAAGGGATAAAAGTGGGCCAAACCAAGCATCAGAATTGCAGCATGgtgcaaagaaacagaaaagcaaaaagaaacccaaacaaaaaTTCTTGTCAAGATATTGTCTGCCctttttctgcagcagagcagagcagcaaagtcCCACAAAAACATGTGCACCTAATAGTCAAATGGAAGATTTCTCCACTTCTGATACCTGCACTGGGAGCCAACAAAAAAGGAGTTTTCATGAGCAAAGTAtgtcttagtttttcctttgctgtctgTCCTTCATTTACTCGCTAAATACCTTAAATGATTTATGAATTGCTCATCATGTGCTGTTGCTTTCCATTTAGGAAATCAGATTGCTGGATAGATCATCACTAGCTTTCACATGAGATTCATGCTTGTGACCAGCTTTTTTGGTTTTTCATCACATGAAGATAAATATTATGCAATTGTCCAGGTTGCTTTTTATGAgcattgtatttttattttcatacctGTGAAAATGTGAAGCACTGGACAGACTGCAAATCTCCATGCTAAAATCAAGGAAGAGAGATTGTTGGAAGgccttttcaaagagttttaCCATGGAATATATGTTCCATGACAGAGATTGAAGTGCTAGGCTTTCCTTGTAGCTCTGGTGCCAAGCAATCAGAAGCAGCCAGCCTCAATTAGGGAGCAGTTCATGTGTCTGGGCTGCCTCTTGTAATCCCACTGTGTATCGGAAACATCAAAGTCTTCCACAGTTATATAAACCTTATTTACTTGTTGTTATCACTGCCACAAGACTCTTCTCAAGTACAGATCCTGACTGAGATgggtttaaaaataattccttgtCTGACACTGAGTTGGGGAGGTTACAGGATTTTGAGGAGGGCATTTTCCATATCAGGTCTGGATCTGCCCTTCCATATACTAGAAGGAGAGTTAGTGGTGGTAGTTATGCATTCAACATTCGTGATCAGTTCACATGCATATCTTGTACTCTGGCCCTATGTAAGCTGCTGCACTgtaggcaatttttttttttttttgctctggaAAGTGACCTGTACCTTAACTTTTCATGAAAGATTGAGAGAGGATGCTGAAGTATCTGCATTAAATCACCAAATACAGCATATGATATATTGCCATATTTTATACAGGTGTTTGTCTGACTGGTCCCAGTGCGATCCTGATGGCTCACTGACCCTTGGTATCACAGCAGTTTCTCTCTTACTTCACTGCATGTAAAAATATTCCTAAAATTCATCACCCACTGACTCCTCTAGCCTAACACTTCATTCTCAATCAGTTTAACTGACTTGGACCAGATCCTGCCCACCAAAGGATCATTATTCTCCCTGCTGCCAAACTCCACAGCATCTTCCAATAAAGAGTCATTGTGTCATCCCAATACGTTTTGCTGGCCATAACCTTCCATCATCTGGATCCAGATATCACAATCAGCTGTGTCAATTTtagtttccatttcattttacattGCTAAGGAAAGCTCTCAGGAATTTTGATGGTCCTCCCAACTCATGACCATGGTCTCTGCAGGTATCAGCAAGACCTCAGTGGCACCTCACCCTGTTCCCCATTTACTTCCCAGTAGTAGAAGCTGTATCTCTTATTATTCCACCTCAGCAAACATATGAATAAGTaaatctctgaaatatttctggcCAAGATTACTTACCTTCTTTATTTCCCATCCTTCTTCCCAACCAGGTGAAAAAGCAGATGTCAACCATATTGTAGACAAACTCTCCAAGCTTGTGACTACCAGGCCTCAGTCATCTCCTTCAAATGTGACATTCAAGATATTGGTGCATACCCAGGCTCTGGAACGAGATAGTGGAGATAGTACTGACGAATATGATGGTGAAGGAAATGGTAAGGGGGAAGAATTTCATTCTCAGAGGCAATAGATCAGGTTGGTGTTGCAGAGCAAGGCACTTTCTCCAGGAATGGTGAAGCACTCCGAAGTTCTGTGGTAAGATGCTGTGAAGGGGGAAGTTTACTCTGCTGGTTCCTGCCCTGTTCCCCATATTTCAGGGATATCCTTTGCTACTTGCTACTGCAGTTAAAGGAAGCATCCTTAAAAATTGAGGCAGGTGTGACATGCAAAAGGAGAATGACAGCAAAGTGACAGGGTGTCAGAGCAGTGCTTAGGAGTGGCAGTACTGGGGACAAAACAGTTTGCTAGGTCTTTTAGGCCAAAGACCTGCTTCTGGAACAATGATGTCAGTCCCTCTTCAGTGAGAGAACAAGATTGACCAGCAACATCTGTTAAATGTTTGAACTGTCTGTCTTCCATGGCATCTGCAGAAGTTTGCAGTTAGTGCAAGCTTCCTCAGGATTTCTGGTTGCAAGAGGGAGCCTGTCATGCttacattttctgtaatttgttAAACCCAGCGTTTGTTTTAATGAGTTGCAGAAAGTGCAATTGGCAATCAGGAGAGGAATCTCCCCTAATTTCAAGTCCATATTCTTCAGCTTTTGCtagctgctgctttgttctctTATCAGCCGTATCTCAAAGCTtacagggctggcagcaggataCTAAGGCTCCTTCCAAGGTTCTTAAATGGAGCAAAACataatgcagagaaaaagtATTGCCTGTTCCATGCAGACTAGAACTTTGAGATTATACATCCTGGATACACAACTTTGTGAATTTGCCACAAAACATCATCTCTTCATGATTAAGTAACATAAAGACTTTGCCATGGTTTGATCTCTGGATCCTACTGGAAGGCAGCAATATTTATGTCGATCTCTTTTCTTtaacagatgaagaaaagacaATACAAACAATAGTTGCACTGTTAAGAAAATCAGGGGATCAGCTGGAAGAAAGGGTAAGTCCTTCTGCTTTCAGGAGCTACACAGGCTAGAGTGGAGAGAGAGATTTGCCAGGAGTGAATGTTTCGTAgccctcctctctctctctatcCTGAATCTCTCTTTGCACCATTTGAGGCTTTCTGAATCCACCACCATTCATTCTGAAATCTTAATCTTCAGACCAGAAGACCTGCATAGACCTCTGTTGAAGTGTAGgaggaagacaacaaaaagATGTACACTTTGAAGGTTCACCTGCCTCAATCCCATTGAGTTTTGCAAGACTTTGAGCACTTGACTGACTCTGAGAACCTCTTGTGCTTGCATTAAATTTGACGTACATGTAGTTCTcagtggaggaaaagaaaacctacaGTTTTGGGAATTGCTATAGAGAAAGGGAAATAAGACTTCTGAGTGCATTTTGAAAGTTCTGCTCAGAATCTATACAAGAAGTCTTGCATATATTCATTAGTAGgagtattttctctgtaaaaataCAGGTATTTGTCTTCTAAATACCCTTCTTTAACTGCAAATGGGACTTAGTACAGCAGGTGCTGCTAGCATTTCTCCTCACATTGCTTTCAATGTCATCCTCACACTGCCCCTGTACTTCCATATGCCTTCAGCTACAGGTGAAGTGACATACCAATGTCACacatattttgctttctctctctctgcttctctcaCCCAAATCCCAAAAAActaaagttaatttttttttttgttagacaAGAATGTAGAGACATTTCCAAACCCTGAAGGAATAGCTCTGCAGTGAGATGCAAGGTTTGTGTATCATCTCCTGCATTCAACACCACAACTAGCTTGTATTGCATGTATATCTAGAGATGCTCTCCTTTCCAAGTAGGAAAGATAAAGCAATTACAGCAGAAGTGGCTCAAcctttattcttatttttcagttcaaaaAGGACAGGAGTTTCTATCAGCGTTTTGAAGATATGCTGTCCTATACCTTCTTCGAGAGACTCACCGATTTATTCCTGGAGAATGTCTCAGCAGATTCCATAAACGAGACAGAAGACCAGTTACAATGCACCAAAGTTGCCTTTGCACTGGAAGTTGCCACCAGACTTACTGCTGTGGACAATCATCCTATGAACCTGGTCATGGGCTTTGGATTAAAATACCTTCAAGAGCACTTCAGTCCCTGGATTCGTGATCGTGGGGGCTGGGTAAGAGTTTTGCCTTCCTTGGCTCATACATAATCTAGAAGTACATACTTTCACAGAACTAGCATGGGCCAGATGCAAATCAAACCTAAAAGTTATTCTTGAACACAGTGTGTACTTAAGCTGTGAATTTGCTTGCTACAATACATCTTCTATGCTGCAAGCTGTTTATTCACATAGATTCAAAAATTAATAGGA is a genomic window of Meleagris gallopavo isolate NT-WF06-2002-E0010 breed Aviagen turkey brand Nicholas breeding stock chromosome 1, Turkey_5.1, whole genome shotgun sequence containing:
- the BCL2L14 gene encoding apoptosis facilitator Bcl-2-like protein 14, giving the protein MSSPNDVSMEEILLEDKEQDTIEYRILMAYAQRRLPASRYKKLLKNEANVLKTSSLIRSEEEIQHQRDKSGPNQASELQHGAKKQKSKKKPKQKFLSRYCLPFFCSRAEQQSPTKTCAPNSQMEDFSTSDTCTGSQQKRSFHEQSEKADVNHIVDKLSKLVTTRPQSSPSNVTFKILVHTQALERDSGDSTDEYDGEGNDEEKTIQTIVALLRKSGDQLEERFKKDRSFYQRFEDMLSYTFFERLTDLFLENVSADSINETEDQLQCTKVAFALEVATRLTAVDNHPMNLVMGFGLKYLQEHFSPWIRDRGGWDKALSSLDQEEVE